A single window of Channa argus isolate prfri chromosome 12, Channa argus male v1.0, whole genome shotgun sequence DNA harbors:
- the LOC137137307 gene encoding carcinoembryonic antigen-related cell adhesion molecule 1-like isoform X1 — protein sequence MLGKLLVLGLSVLLLSGLTVSEVYLNVSPNRLEFFIRETLTLTCLEDGQPAVGWTVMKHSGGPNLCRPGLRDFGTKNGSSVIVSDLGNKDIAYYWCEDRDGQRSKHVPIQIEDHVIMDIPAHPVIIGSNLTLHCIMRNGSTVAAYFFINESFVGSGPKPQPQTELTIRNVQKSDEGSYSCKAVTYGRSPRSWLRVRDPPTPPTPPPAPIHLRVSVNVSPNLQQFFTNGLYISVTCVEDGQTVDEWMVKRTIENQTLECGGFCSGFDRFIVSYCSLAYYLNFTGVYWCESKSGLKTDQVTITLTEKDLILEIPALPVVTGSDVTLRCKNRKDGVVSASFFKNGSLIGDKVQELTISKIQQSDEGLYSCSTDEFGSSPQSLLRVRGQDTDITSCLII from the exons ATGCTTGGGAAGTTACTCGTGCTTG GcctgtctgtgctgctgctgtctggacTGACTGTTTCTGAAG TCTATTTGAATGTCAGTCCAAACCGTCTGGAGTTCTTCATCAGAGAAACACTGACTCTGACCTGTCTCGAAGATGGACAGCCAGCTGTTGGATGGACCGTGATGAAACACAGTGGAGGACCCAATCTGTGCAGACCAGGTCTACGTGACTTTGGGACAAAGAATGGTTCCTCAGTCATCGTGTCAGATCTGGGCAATAAGGACATAGCATATTACTGGTGTGAGGACAGAGATGGGCAGAGGAGTAAACACGTCCCTATCCAAATAGAAG ATCATGTCATCATGGACATCCCTGCTCATCCTGTGATAATAGGAAGTAACCTCACTCTGCACTGTATAATGAGGAACGGTTCCACAGTGGCAGCTTATTTCTTCATTAATGAAAGCTTTGTTGGATCTGGACCAAAACCGCAACCTCAAACAGAACTCACCATTCGTAACGTCCAAAAGTCAGATGAAGGTTCCTACTCATGTAAAGCGGTTACCTATGGCAGATCTCCTCGGAGCTGGctgagggtcagag ATCCTccaacaccccccacccctccacctGCACCCATTCACCTCAGAG TCTCTGTGAATGTCAGTCCCAACCTTCAGCAGTTCTTCACCAATGGTCTTTACATTTCTGTGACTTGTGTTGAAGACGGACAGACAGTTGATGAATGGATGGTGAAGAGGACCATAGAAAACCAGACGCTCGAGTGCGGAGGATTTTGTTCAGGCTTTGACAGGTTTATTGTTTCCTACTGTTCACTGGCTTACTACTTAAACTTCactggagtttactggtgtgagagCAAGTCTGGACTGAAGACCGACCAGGTCACCATCACCCTAACAG AAAAAGATCTGATCCTGGAGATCCCTGCACTTCCTGTagtgacaggaagtgatgtcactctgcgctgtaaaaacagaaaagatggCGTAGTCTCAGCCTCTTTCTTCAAAAATGGAAGCCTCATTGGAGATAAAGTTCAGGAATTGACCATCAGTAAAATACAACAGTCCGATGAAGGTCTCTACTCATGTTCTACTGATGAGTTTGGATCGTCCCCTCAGAGCTTGctgagggtcagaggtcaggacactgacatcacttcctgtttaatcATATAA
- the LOC137137669 gene encoding myelin-oligodendrocyte glycoprotein-like, with protein MKTPRVSLLLGVSVLLLLSGLSISAGVEVYEGEESVLLPFQVSESDSSGSTVMWNRFGLTFRSVVHFLKPEGEHLSDQDPQYHGRTSMRTDALQTGDLSLTLRKPTNRDSGTYTCTVRRRGQELSRTTVHLLVREPPCVSVVRLVLHLVVFCPFFMSTGLMVSICCSRRTGNKPVVSMEMSQDVEEDQGLDKDHDDITADVTTEHNF; from the exons ATGAAGACTCCACGTGTCTCTCTGCTCCTCG GTGTGTctgtcctcctgctgctgtctggACTCAGTATTTCTGCAG GTGTGGAGGTGTATGAGGGGGAGGAGTCTGTGCTCCTGCCTTTCCAGGTGTCAGAATCGGATTCCAGTGGCTCCACTGTGATGTGGAACCGCTTTGGCCTCACTTTTCGTTCAGTTGTTCACTTTCTTAAACCGGAAGGTGAACATTTAAGTGACCAGGACCCACAGTACCACGGCCGAACATCAATGAGGACTGATGCACTTcagactggagacctcagtctcaCTCTGAGAAAACCCACCAACAGGGACAGTGGAACCTACACCTGCACTGTGCGCAGGAGGGGACAAGAGCTGAGTAGGACTACAGTACATCTGCTGGTCAGAG AACctccctgtgtgtctgtggtcagACTCGTCCTCCACCTCGTGGTCTTCTGTCCATTCTTCATGTCCACTGGTCTGATGGTGTCCatctgctgcagcaggaggacAGGAAACAAACCAGTTGTCTCCATGGAGATGAGCCAGGATGTTGAAGAAGATCAGGGACTGGATAAAGACCATGATGACATCACTGCTGATGTCACCACTGAGCATAATTTCTGA
- the LOC137137306 gene encoding 7SK snRNA methylphosphate capping enzyme-like, whose protein sequence is MIKMSMDKETVLPHEPSIKGSPVFPSAITLSEQQKLSKPHPLCTKNGLELPGNSQPLLPAPPPPPAQRIGKRRYSMGIGFKGLAKRRRRANSDSQSEPVLPSHFLLGGNIFDPLNLNSLLDEDVNRVTNQETPKCSPLPSRGRDPVEILVPRDITDPLNLKGGSEDGQGGAGVLLSPVKSRRRHRNRHHGGGGGKGEGEKDVIPAPLFPSTAGLPAVPLLTREGSIPPSPLPCELNTAITCRDDVAPPPILPRRHTHPPPGHSSKASNLGEGRHRRRRRTTSTRSADGNATAVTMGTTAQSTKFQTPLVGGAKTGRCGGPQPGATQPPEKKKDKHRYQYGNHSHYYGFHGFYGNKWEGRVGEDEDPRLRLLEADWFRDKAVLDVGCGTGHMTLSIARRFNPTHILGVELDKRLVQAAIQNIRHFLSHDLVVEERRGKVLPSPKMQGGDSKEEEEKNEKEEGKEMREKEEVVMEEHKQIEVMEREDNNPDVMEEFQQALSLLSFPLSFRLSRGPISAPPLLLPPSSSSSRFPNNITFIQGDYVSEREVWPGQGQYDVIMCLGVTKWVQLQSGDAGVVRLFKRAYQSLSPGGLFILEPQPWSRYSHSKRASETTYRNYRSLKLRPEQFTSYLTDSIGFTSYRLLTHTGNQRPIYLFHKGSAQRK, encoded by the exons ATGATCAAGATGTCAATGGACAAGGAGACCGTCCTCCCTCATGAACCGTCCATTAAAGGCAGTCCTGTGTTCCCTTCTGCCATCACCCTATCAGAGCAGCAGAAGCTGTCTAAGCCCCACCCCTTATGTACTAAAAATGGCCTTGAGTTGCCTGGCAACAGTCAGCCTCTGCTTCCTGCTCCGCCTCCTCCCCCAGCTCAGCGCATCGGAAAGCGCCGTTACTCCATGGGCATTGGCTTTAAAGGGCTGGCCAAGCGTCGTCGTCGTGCCAACAGTGACAGCCAGTCGGAGCCTGTGCTGCCAAGCCACTTCCTTTTGGGCGGGAACATCTTCGACCCGCTGAATTTGAACTCACTGCTAGATGAAGATGTCAACAG AGTGACCAATCAGGAGACACCAAAGTGCTCGCCCCTGCCATCCCGGGGCAGAGACCCCGTAGAGATCCTGGTCCCTCGTGACATCACTGACCCTCTGAACCTGAAGGGAGGGAGTGAGGATGGGCAGGGTGGAGCGGGAGTCCTCTTGTCCCCTGTGAAGTCCAGGAGGAGACACAGGAACAGACACCATGGAGGGGGAGGAGGCAAgggtgagggagagaaagacgTCATACCAGCTCCACTGTTTCCCTCCACAGCTGGGCTCCCAG CGGTTCCTCTCTTGACTAGAGAGGGCAGCATCCCTCCTTCACCTCTCCCTTGTGAACTCAACACAGCCATCACCTGTCGTGATGATGTAGCCCCGCCCCCCATCCTCCCTAGGAGACACACCCACCCTCCACCCGgtcacagctccaaagccagtaACCTTGGTGAAGGTCGTCATCGGAGACGACGGCGCACCACCTCAACGAGATCAGCAGATGGCAATGCAACTGCTGTCACCATGGGAACCACAGCTCAGTCAACAAAATTCCAGACACCGCTGGTAGGAGGGGCTAAAACTGGCAG GTGTGGAGGACCTCAACCAGGTGCCACTCAGCcaccagagaagaagaaggacaAGCATCGGTACCAGTATGGCAACCACAGCCATTACTATGGCTTCCACGGTTTCTATGGAAACAAGTGGGAAGGGCGGGTGGGGGAGGATGAGGATCCGCGGCTCCGTCTGCTGGAAGCGGACTGGTTCAGAGACAAAGCTGTGCTGGATGTGGGTTGTGGGACAGGTCACATGACGCTGAGCATCGCCCGCAGGTTTAACCCCACCCACATACTGGGGGTGGAGCTGGACAAGCGATTAGTCCAGGCCGCCATTCAGAACATAAGACACTTTCTGTCACATGACCTGGTGgtagaagagaggagagggaaggTCCTGCCATCTCCAAAAATGCAGGGAGGAGACagtaaagaggaggaggagaagaatgaAAAGGAGGAGGGCAAAGAAatgagggagaaagaggaggtgGTGATGGAGGAGCACAAACAGATAGAGGTCATGGAGAGAGAAGACAATAATCCAGATGTGATGGAGGAGTTCCAGCAggccctctccctcctctccttcccCCTGTCATTCAGACTGAGTCGGGGTCCCatctctgctcctcctctccttctccctccttcctcttcctcctccaggtTCCCCAACAACATCACCTTCATCCAG GGCGACTACGTGTCAGAGCGGGAGGTGTGGCCAGGGCAGGGTCAGTATGATGTCATCATGTGTCTGGGCGTCACAAAATGGGTGCAGCTCCAATCAGGCGACGCAGGCGTGGTCAGACTGTTCAAACGAGCGTATCAGAGCCTGTCGCCGGGTGGCCTCTTTATCCTGGAGCCACAGCCGTGGAGCCGCTACAGCCATAGCAAAAGGGCCTCG GAGACAACGTACCGTAACTACCGGAGTTTGAAGCTGCGGCCTGAACAGTTCACCTCCTACCTGACTGACAGCATAGGCTTCACCTCGTACAGGCTCCTCACACATACAG GAAACCAGCGACCAATCTACCTGTTCCACAAAGGCTCAGCCCAGAGGAAGTGA
- the LOC137137314 gene encoding uncharacterized protein: MWMFLVIVALLDQNQAAPFAGTNSSSLQFSFQDQMDQTQPSAMPDVVQQQTASSSSALSSSADTSESSQSSEGAQQMRERQNLENTAANMENTAVEHMESSQESTESLPSPSVGNTSLWLNELVSLGQQAGERDRETDARDNSVESSRHRAQTFHPLLSRPQTKESSLTNEVNGATTPGGVVTPTVAGTGGAVGIDAGEKSDEEELPQTLDDSTEKADRQTFNLLGHPHHHGYHGNEGGLELGL; encoded by the exons ATGTGGATGTTTCTGGTGATCGTCGCTCTGCTGGATCAGAACCAGGCTGCTCCT TTTGCAggtacaaacagcagcagcctccAGTTCAGTTTCCAAGATCAAATGGACCAGACACAG ccttCTGCCATGCCTGATGTTGTCCAGCAGCAAACAGCGTCCTCCTCCTCGGCCTTGTCTTCATCAGCGGACACGTCTGAGTCGAGCCAGAGTTCAGAG GGTGCTCAACAGATGAGAGAACGCCAGAACCTGGAGAACACAGCAGCAAACATGGAGAACACG GCTGTGGAGCATATGGAGTCCTCCCAGGAG AGCACTGAGAGCCTCCCGTCTCCCAGTGTCGGCAACACCAGTCTGTGGCTCAATGAACTGGTTTCACTGGGACAGCAAGCCGGCgagcgagacagagagacagacgcCAGAGACAACAGCGTGGAGAGCAGTCGACACAGG GCCCAGACGTTTCACCCCCTCCTGAGTCGACCTCAGACCAAAGAATCCAGTCTGACCAACGAAGTGAACGGAGCCACCACACCTGGAGGCGTGGTCACGCCAACAGTGGCCGGGACTGGAGGAGCAGTGGGCATAGACGCAGGAGAGAAAAGCGACGAAGAAGAGCTTCCACAAACGTTGGACGACAGCACCGAGAAAGCAGACAGGCAGACCTTCAACCTGCTGGGCCACCCCCACCACCATGGTTACCATGGAAACGAGGGCGGCCTGGAACTGGGGCTGTAA
- the LOC137137315 gene encoding myelin-oligodendrocyte glycoprotein-like isoform X3, with protein MIFCVSVLLLSRITVSAGVEVYEGEESVLLPFQVSESNSKGSTVVWNRIGLPLGSVVHLLKPEGEDFSDQDPQYHGRTSMRTDALQTGDLTLTLRKPTNRDSGTYTCTVRRRGQELSRTTVHLLVREPPCVSVVRLVLHLVVFCPFFISTGLMVSICCSRRTGNKPVVSMEMSQDVEEDQGLDKDYDDITADVTTEHNF; from the exons GTGTGGAGGTGTATGAGGGGGAGGAGTCTGTGCTCCTGCCTTTCCAGGTGTCAGAATCTAATTCCAAAGGATCCACTGTGGTGTGGAACCGCATTGGCCTCCCTCTTGGTTCAGTTGTCCACTTACTTAAACCAGAAGGTGAAGATTTTAGTGACCAGGACCCACAGTACCACGGCCGAACATCAATGAGGACTGATGCACTTCAGACTGGAGACCTCACTCTCACTCTGAGAAAACCCACCAACAGGGACAGTGGAACCTACACCTGCACTGTGCGCAGGAGGGGACAAGAGCTGAGTAGGACTACAGTACATCTGCTGGTCAGAG AACctccctgtgtgtctgtggtcagACTCGTCCTCCACCTCGTGGTCTTCTGTCCGTTCTTCATCTCTACTGGTTTGATGGTGTCCatctgctgcagcaggaggacAGGAAACAAACCAGTTGTCTCCATGGAGATGAGCCAGGATGTTGAAGAAGATCAGGGACTGGATAAAGACTATGATGACATCACTGCTGATGTCACCACTGAGCATAATTTCTGA
- the LOC137137307 gene encoding titin-like isoform X2, which translates to MLGKLLVLGLSVLLLSGLTVSEVYLNVSPNRLEFFIRETLTLTCLEDGQPAVGWTVMKHSGGPNLCRPGLRDFGTKNGSSVIVSDLGNKDIAYYWCEDRDGQRSKHVPIQIEDHVIMDIPAHPVIIGSNLTLHCIMRNGSTVAAYFFINESFVGSGPKPQPQTELTIRNVQKSDEGSYSCKAVTYGRSPRSWLRVRDPPTPPTPPPAPIHLRVSVNVSPNLQQFFTNGLYISVTCVEDGQTVDEWMVKRTIENQTLECGGFCSGFDRFIVSYCSLAYYLNFTGVYWCESKSGLKTDQVTITLTEKDLILEIPALPVVTGSDVTLRCKNRKDGVVSASFFKNGSLIGDKVQELTISKIQQSDEGLYSCSTDEFGSSPQSLLRVRDLPTTSPEKTL; encoded by the exons ATGCTTGGGAAGTTACTCGTGCTTG GcctgtctgtgctgctgctgtctggacTGACTGTTTCTGAAG TCTATTTGAATGTCAGTCCAAACCGTCTGGAGTTCTTCATCAGAGAAACACTGACTCTGACCTGTCTCGAAGATGGACAGCCAGCTGTTGGATGGACCGTGATGAAACACAGTGGAGGACCCAATCTGTGCAGACCAGGTCTACGTGACTTTGGGACAAAGAATGGTTCCTCAGTCATCGTGTCAGATCTGGGCAATAAGGACATAGCATATTACTGGTGTGAGGACAGAGATGGGCAGAGGAGTAAACACGTCCCTATCCAAATAGAAG ATCATGTCATCATGGACATCCCTGCTCATCCTGTGATAATAGGAAGTAACCTCACTCTGCACTGTATAATGAGGAACGGTTCCACAGTGGCAGCTTATTTCTTCATTAATGAAAGCTTTGTTGGATCTGGACCAAAACCGCAACCTCAAACAGAACTCACCATTCGTAACGTCCAAAAGTCAGATGAAGGTTCCTACTCATGTAAAGCGGTTACCTATGGCAGATCTCCTCGGAGCTGGctgagggtcagag ATCCTccaacaccccccacccctccacctGCACCCATTCACCTCAGAG TCTCTGTGAATGTCAGTCCCAACCTTCAGCAGTTCTTCACCAATGGTCTTTACATTTCTGTGACTTGTGTTGAAGACGGACAGACAGTTGATGAATGGATGGTGAAGAGGACCATAGAAAACCAGACGCTCGAGTGCGGAGGATTTTGTTCAGGCTTTGACAGGTTTATTGTTTCCTACTGTTCACTGGCTTACTACTTAAACTTCactggagtttactggtgtgagagCAAGTCTGGACTGAAGACCGACCAGGTCACCATCACCCTAACAG AAAAAGATCTGATCCTGGAGATCCCTGCACTTCCTGTagtgacaggaagtgatgtcactctgcgctgtaaaaacagaaaagatggCGTAGTCTCAGCCTCTTTCTTCAAAAATGGAAGCCTCATTGGAGATAAAGTTCAGGAATTGACCATCAGTAAAATACAACAGTCCGATGAAGGTCTCTACTCATGTTCTACTGATGAGTTTGGATCGTCCCCTCAGAGCTTGctgagggtcagag ACCTTCCTACAACCTCTCCAGAAAAAACTCTGTga
- the LOC137137311 gene encoding uncharacterized protein, with protein sequence MMKMLVTFMILVHGVSVLLLLSGLTVSAVSLNISPNFQQFFRDASVSLSCVEDGQTVDGWTVKRTKGEKTEQCRAVGSDFGSFNGSSCFISSLSPSDSAGYWCETSSGQKTEQINITVPDATGGDQLILEIPALPVIIGSDVTLRCKRKDNNRFRAVFFKNDVNIGTGSEGELPLISVQQSDEGLYHCYIDEDKPTPQSRLRVREPPSVSVVRLVLHLVVFCPFFISTGLMVSICSSRKTGNRAVVSIKMSQRVTGGHGLDKDDDDITADVPTE encoded by the exons ATGATGAAGATGTTGGTGACGTTTATGATTCTCGTGCACG GTGTGTCTGTCCTCCTGCTGCTCTCTGGACTCACTGTTTCTGCAG tgtctCTGAACATCAGTCCAAACTTTCAGCAGTTCTTCAGAGATGCCTCAGTTTCTCTGAGTTGTGTTGAAGATGGACAGACAGTTGATGGATGGACAGTGAAGAGGACCAAAGGAGAAAAGACTGAGCAGTGTAGAGCAGTTGGTTCAGACTTTGGAAGTTTTAATGGTTCCTCCTGCTtcatctcatctctctctccatcAGACTCTGCAGGTTACTGGTGTGAAACCAGTTCTGGACAGAAAACTGAACAGATCAACATCACTGTACCTGATGCTACAGGTG GTGATCAGCTCATTCTGGAGATTCCTGCACTTCCTGTGATCATAGGAAGTGATGTCACACTGCGCTGCAAAAGGAAAGATAACAACAGATTCAGAGCAGTTTTCTTCAAGAATGATGTTAACATTGGAACTGGATCTGAAGGAGAGTTACCCCTCATTAGTGTCCAACAGTCTGATGAAGGGCTCTACCACTGTTACATTGATGAGGATAAACCAACTCCTCAGAGCAGActgagggtcagag AAcctccctctgtgtctgtggTCAGACTCGTCCTCCACCTCGTGGTCTTCTGTCCGTTCTTCATCTCTACTGGTCTGATGGTGTCCATCTGCTCCAGCAGGAAGACAGGAAACAGAGCAGTCGTCTCCATAAAGATGAGCCAGCGTGTCACAGGAGGTCATGGATTGGACAAGGACGATGATGACATCACTGCTGATGTCCCCACTGAGTAG
- the LOC137137309 gene encoding zinc finger protein 225-like produces MWRRGVNKSTQTLWSWAEIKTTMNRVTEDQDFIFHSDHKSGVKRDREDPDFPELELFKKGINEESQDQDFIQVDHSKVLIKEEKQDQDFAYIDHSKVTIKEEKQDQDFINQDPFRTKTKEESQDPDFTFQDLLSNRVKEENQDPDFTFQDLLSNRVKEENQDPDFIEQAYYKVEIKEENPELDPPSSDPAGPSDLQGDRKSEPEHHCCPKCDKAFATMKSLRAHQSSHVRHKRYPCDQCGKAFTSPENLTIHQCLLSGVKPYRCGECGKVFHRRKFLKIHRYDHRRKTTQLYTMRESLL; encoded by the exons ATGTGGCGGCGCGGTGTAAACAAAAGCACCCAGACATTATGGAGCTGGGCCGAAATCAAGACCACAATGAACAGGGTGACCGAGGATCAggattttattttccacagcGACCACAAAAGCGGAGTGAAAAGGGATCGCGAGGACCCGGATTTCCCCGAACTGGAACTGTTCAAGAAGGGAATAAACGAAGAGAGCCAGGACCAGGATTTTATCCAGGTGGACCACAGTAAGGTCCTAATAAAAGAGGAGAAGCAGGACCAGGACTTTGCCTACATAGACCACAGTAAGGTCACGATAAAGGAGGAGAAGCAGGACCAGGATTTTATCAACCAGGACCCGTTCAGGACTAAAACGAAGGAGGAGAGCCAGGACCCGGATTTCACCTTTCAGGATCTTCTGTCAAACAGAGTAAAAGAGGAGAACCAGGACCCGGATTTCACCTTTCAGGATCTCCTGTCAAACAGGGTAAAAGAGGAGAACCAGGACCCGGATTTCATCGAGCAGGCTTACTACAAGGTGGAAATAAAGGAGGAGAACCCGGAGCTGGACCCCCCGAGCAGCGACCCCGCTGGTCCCAGCGATCTGCAG GGGGACAGAAAAAGTGAACCCGAACACCACTGCTGTCCAAAATGTGACAAGGCCTTTGCAACGATGAAATCCTTAAGGGCCCATCAGAGTAGTCATGTGAGACATAAACGTTACCCCTGTGACCAGTGTGGGAAAGCGTTTACTTCACCGGAGAATCTAACTATTCACCAATGTCTTCTCTCTGGGGTAAAACCATATCGGTGTGGAGAATGTGGCAAAGTCTTCCATAgaaggaaatttttaaaaatacacagataCGACCATCGGAGAAAAACCACCCAGCTGTATACAATGAGGGAAAGCTTGCTATAG